A DNA window from Verrucomicrobiota bacterium contains the following coding sequences:
- the nth gene encoding endonuclease III: protein MTNKIIQGLQATYPDAHCELNFSNPLELLVATILSAQCTDKQVNLVTAELFKKYRTAADYANAAPAEFENDIRRLGFFRNKAKNIQAACRTMVEQHQGEVPRTMEALTALNGVGRKTANVVLGNAFGMNEGVVVDTHVTRLSARLGLSAETTPEKIELDLMKLVPRAQWTLFSHWLIWHGRRRCGARKPDCAECEISAFCPSKGNCEV, encoded by the coding sequence ATGACCAACAAAATCATCCAAGGATTGCAGGCGACCTATCCGGATGCGCATTGCGAGTTGAATTTCTCGAACCCGCTGGAGTTGCTGGTGGCGACGATTCTATCCGCCCAGTGCACGGACAAGCAGGTAAACCTGGTGACGGCGGAACTGTTCAAGAAGTATCGCACGGCGGCGGATTATGCGAACGCCGCGCCAGCCGAGTTTGAGAACGACATCCGGCGGCTTGGATTTTTCCGCAACAAAGCGAAAAACATCCAGGCCGCCTGCCGCACCATGGTGGAGCAACATCAGGGGGAAGTGCCGCGCACCATGGAGGCATTAACCGCCCTGAACGGGGTAGGGCGCAAAACCGCCAACGTGGTTCTGGGCAACGCCTTTGGCATGAATGAAGGCGTGGTGGTGGACACCCACGTCACGCGGCTCTCAGCCCGCCTGGGATTGAGCGCAGAGACGACCCCGGAAAAGATTGAATTGGATCTGATGAAGTTGGTGCCGCGCGCCCAATGGACGTTATTCAGTCATTGGCTCATCTGGCACGGACGACGCCGATGCGGCGCGCGCAAGCCGGATTGTGCCGAATGCGAAATCAGCGCGTTCTGTCCCTCCAAGGGGAACTGCGAAGTGTGA
- a CDS encoding alpha/beta hydrolase: protein MKPLIVALAALLLAAHPLLAADASTKTETAAEKAAKAAANLKKFMADVPPTEADVPYGKHPKQVMHFWKAASDKPTPLLFFIHGGGWGAGDRSSVGSPTVKRALADGISVVSVEYRFIKEATADGVVPPVKGPMLDCARGLQFVRSKSKEWNIDKTRIGASGGSAGACTSLWLAFHDDLADPQSSDPIARESTRLTCAAVSGPQTSLDPQQMREWTPNSRYGAHAFGITGNFDAFVEARAKILPWIKEYSPYELVTADDPPVGLYFGSAPNLGKEEKDPTHSANFGVKLKEQCDKFKVACELVYPGAPDVKNKDTYSFLLSHLKAGAGK from the coding sequence ATGAAGCCTTTGATTGTAGCCCTGGCCGCCCTTTTGCTGGCGGCACACCCACTGCTGGCGGCGGACGCCTCCACCAAGACTGAAACCGCTGCGGAAAAGGCCGCCAAGGCGGCGGCGAACCTCAAGAAGTTCATGGCCGATGTGCCGCCCACCGAGGCGGATGTGCCTTATGGCAAGCATCCCAAGCAAGTGATGCATTTCTGGAAGGCGGCTTCCGATAAACCCACGCCGCTCCTGTTTTTCATTCACGGCGGCGGCTGGGGAGCCGGCGACCGTTCCAGCGTGGGCTCTCCCACGGTCAAGCGCGCGCTGGCCGATGGCATTTCGGTGGTGTCCGTGGAATACCGCTTCATCAAGGAGGCCACGGCGGATGGGGTGGTGCCGCCGGTGAAAGGCCCGATGCTGGATTGCGCCCGCGGCCTGCAATTTGTCCGCAGCAAATCCAAGGAGTGGAATATTGACAAGACGCGCATCGGCGCGAGCGGCGGTTCCGCCGGGGCCTGCACCAGCCTGTGGCTGGCCTTCCATGATGACCTGGCCGATCCCCAGAGCAGCGATCCCATCGCCCGCGAATCCACGCGCCTGACCTGTGCGGCCGTATCGGGTCCGCAAACGTCGCTGGACCCCCAGCAGATGCGCGAGTGGACCCCGAACAGCCGCTACGGCGCCCATGCGTTTGGCATCACGGGGAATTTCGACGCGTTCGTCGAGGCGCGCGCGAAGATTCTCCCGTGGATCAAGGAGTATTCGCCGTACGAGCTGGTCACGGCGGATGATCCGCCGGTGGGGCTGTATTTCGGCAGCGCGCCCAACCTGGGCAAGGAGGAGAAGGACCCGACGCATTCGGCCAACTTCGGCGTGAAGCTCAAGGAGCAATGCGACAAGTTCAAGGTGGCCTGTGAGCTGGTGTACCCCGGCGCGCCCGACGTGAAGAACAAGGATACCTACAGTTTCCTGCTGAGCCACCTGAAGGCCGGGGCAGGGAAATGA
- a CDS encoding galactitol-1-phosphate 5-dehydrogenase — translation MKALLLKEYRRLELVEFPEPVIGPEDLLVRVRACGICGSDVHGYDGSTGRRIPPLIMGHEAAGEVVQTGSAVTRFKAGDRITFDSTIYCGRCIYCTRGQVNLCEQRRVLGVSCGDYRQHGAFAEYVAVPERIAYRLPEAVGYEQAAMIEPVSIAFHAVHRTPIRLGDTAVVIGSGMIGLLVIQALRLAGCGSVIAVDLDEKKLALARQLGAAVTLNAKACEVAKDVQRLTGGLGADVAVEAVGATAPIQTAIASLRKGGALTLVGNLSPKIEFPLQAVVTRELTLNGSCASCGEYPACLDMLAQNRVKVEPLISGRATLEETPAWFERLYAQEPGLMKVIVKP, via the coding sequence ATGAAAGCCTTGTTGCTTAAGGAATATCGGCGGCTGGAACTGGTAGAGTTTCCTGAACCGGTGATTGGCCCGGAGGATTTGCTGGTGCGCGTGCGCGCCTGCGGCATCTGCGGCAGCGACGTGCACGGCTACGACGGCAGCACCGGACGGCGCATCCCGCCCCTGATCATGGGCCATGAGGCCGCCGGCGAAGTCGTCCAGACCGGCAGCGCCGTCACCCGCTTCAAAGCCGGGGACCGGATCACCTTTGATTCCACCATCTATTGCGGCCGCTGCATCTATTGCACCCGGGGCCAGGTGAACCTGTGCGAACAGCGGCGGGTGCTGGGAGTTTCCTGCGGCGATTACCGCCAGCACGGGGCGTTTGCGGAATATGTCGCGGTGCCGGAGCGCATCGCTTACCGGCTGCCGGAGGCAGTCGGCTACGAGCAGGCGGCGATGATTGAGCCGGTCTCCATCGCGTTCCACGCCGTGCATCGCACGCCCATCCGGCTGGGGGACACCGCCGTGGTGATCGGCTCGGGCATGATCGGGCTGCTGGTCATCCAGGCATTGCGGCTGGCGGGCTGTGGCAGCGTGATTGCGGTAGATTTGGATGAGAAGAAATTGGCGTTGGCCCGGCAATTGGGCGCAGCCGTCACGCTGAACGCCAAAGCGTGCGAGGTGGCGAAGGATGTACAACGCCTTACCGGCGGATTGGGCGCAGATGTGGCGGTGGAAGCCGTGGGGGCAACCGCCCCGATTCAAACCGCGATTGCCAGCTTGCGCAAAGGCGGGGCCTTGACGCTGGTGGGTAACCTCTCGCCGAAAATCGAATTCCCGTTGCAAGCGGTGGTCACCCGAGAATTGACGCTGAACGGTTCGTGCGCCTCCTGCGGCGAGTATCCCGCCTGCCTCGATATGCTGGCGCAAAACCGGGTGAAGGTGGAACCGCTCATCAGCGGGCGCGCCACACTGGAGGAAACCCCGGCCTGGTTCGAGCGGCTGTATGCCCAGGAACCAGGCCTGATGAAGGTGATTGTCAAACCATAA
- a CDS encoding ankyrin repeat domain-containing protein, with protein MRWYWAGWILSMALVQGALTAAELPPRPAAGVPARVAKPNARAPLLPQITVLPIIEAAKTNGAAEIKAMLAEKPDAWQEKDERNWTPLHHAADVNACAAAAVLLQAGADVNARAMMDATPLHLATWRGWMEVSELLLDRKAEVNARDHLKATPLMNAAGSGVKPLVELLLKHGADINALNKNSVSALLVATSTGEPHGIAELLVQSGAAVNVQDRRDGCTPLHDAVTRSNRVLLELLIEKKADLNAQTLDGETALSLAMFEANHGFAERLRQCGARMPAENPMTVIEKSLVDQYRQMHQVLAGGTFQEVRQMQTNAWPTRPEIEKIFLRGAGAAYEFSEKIRRNELFAMGMANKSDEDRQNFLNLLRQGARPGEYIRLEPLPASSTVLAAKDQQYIAPEIPVHCLLVKRRGTEPIVLGDFFLVGQRWVMIPFTARIFPDLK; from the coding sequence ATGAGATGGTATTGGGCTGGTTGGATATTGAGCATGGCGCTGGTGCAAGGCGCGTTGACCGCGGCGGAATTACCGCCGCGGCCGGCGGCAGGCGTTCCTGCACGCGTCGCCAAACCGAATGCCCGTGCGCCCCTGCTGCCGCAGATCACGGTGCTGCCCATCATCGAGGCGGCCAAAACCAATGGCGCCGCCGAAATCAAGGCCATGCTGGCCGAGAAACCGGATGCCTGGCAGGAAAAGGATGAGCGCAATTGGACGCCGCTGCATCATGCGGCCGACGTGAATGCGTGTGCGGCGGCGGCGGTGCTGCTGCAGGCGGGAGCGGACGTCAATGCGCGCGCCATGATGGATGCCACCCCGTTGCACCTGGCCACCTGGCGCGGGTGGATGGAGGTCAGCGAACTGTTGCTGGACCGCAAAGCCGAGGTCAACGCCCGCGACCACCTCAAAGCCACGCCCCTGATGAACGCCGCCGGTTCCGGGGTGAAGCCATTGGTGGAATTACTATTGAAGCATGGCGCGGATATCAATGCCTTAAACAAAAACAGCGTGTCGGCCCTGCTGGTGGCCACCAGCACGGGAGAACCCCACGGCATCGCGGAACTGCTGGTCCAATCTGGCGCGGCAGTCAACGTGCAGGATCGTCGTGATGGGTGCACGCCGCTGCACGATGCCGTCACCCGAAGCAACCGGGTGTTGTTGGAGTTGTTGATCGAAAAGAAAGCCGACCTCAACGCCCAGACCTTGGACGGCGAGACCGCGCTCTCGCTGGCCATGTTCGAGGCCAACCATGGGTTTGCGGAGCGGCTGCGCCAATGCGGTGCCCGGATGCCGGCGGAAAACCCCATGACCGTCATTGAGAAAAGCCTGGTAGACCAGTATCGCCAGATGCATCAGGTGTTGGCGGGCGGCACCTTCCAGGAAGTGCGCCAGATGCAGACCAACGCCTGGCCCACCCGCCCGGAAATCGAAAAGATTTTTCTCCGCGGCGCCGGGGCCGCGTATGAATTCTCAGAAAAAATCCGGCGCAATGAACTGTTTGCCATGGGGATGGCCAACAAGAGCGATGAGGACCGCCAGAATTTCCTGAACCTTCTGCGTCAGGGTGCCCGGCCCGGCGAATACATCCGGCTTGAACCCCTGCCCGCCAGCAGCACCGTGCTGGCCGCCAAGGACCAGCAGTATATCGCCCCGGAAATTCCCGTCCACTGTCTGCTCGTCAAACGGCGGGGCACCGAACCCATCGTATTGGGTGATTTCTTCCTCGTGGGACAACGCTGGGTAATGATCCCATTTACAGCGCGGATATTCCCCGATCTGAAGTAA
- a CDS encoding DUF1638 domain-containing protein — translation MFLKVIACEIAVREICFVAAQAEHVVDLEFLPQGHHDNPTAGRDFIQERVNAVPEGKYDAILLGYGLCGNIIAGLKATHTPLVIPRAHDCITFFLGSHERYQHQQDTQPGAYFYTAGWLECIRRRGDKTPVENAMFLPTRTGLSQSAESAFEEWVKRYGEDQAKYLMEVMGQWTASYSHGVLIEFEFTKLLPLREQVQAICAKRGWQFANIEGDLGLLQQWLNGEWDPKRFLVVHTGGEVIPCHDETVITVKPGA, via the coding sequence ATGTTCCTGAAAGTCATTGCTTGTGAAATTGCGGTGCGTGAAATCTGCTTCGTGGCGGCGCAAGCCGAACACGTGGTGGACTTGGAGTTTTTGCCCCAGGGACATCACGATAACCCGACTGCTGGACGTGACTTCATCCAGGAACGAGTGAACGCCGTGCCGGAAGGGAAATATGACGCGATTCTGCTTGGCTACGGCCTGTGCGGTAACATCATTGCTGGGCTCAAGGCAACGCATACGCCGCTGGTGATTCCGCGCGCCCATGATTGCATCACGTTCTTCCTGGGGTCGCATGAGCGCTATCAGCACCAGCAAGACACGCAGCCCGGCGCGTATTTTTACACGGCGGGTTGGTTGGAATGCATCCGGCGGCGCGGCGATAAAACCCCGGTGGAAAATGCGATGTTTCTGCCGACCCGGACCGGCTTGAGCCAATCCGCCGAATCTGCGTTTGAGGAGTGGGTGAAGCGCTACGGGGAGGACCAGGCCAAGTACCTGATGGAAGTGATGGGCCAATGGACGGCGAGTTACAGCCATGGCGTGCTCATTGAGTTTGAGTTTACCAAGCTGCTGCCGTTGCGCGAGCAGGTGCAGGCGATCTGCGCGAAGCGCGGTTGGCAATTCGCGAATATTGAGGGCGACCTGGGCCTCCTCCAGCAATGGCTGAACGGCGAATGGGATCCCAAGCGGTTCCTGGTGGTCCATACCGGCGGCGAGGTCATCCCGTGCCATGATGAGACGGTAATCACCGTCAAGCCGGGGGCATGA
- a CDS encoding type II toxin-antitoxin system RelE/ParE family toxin: MKLVFHRLILKDLQSVLAYYTAQSGPELAECFSREFHEVVAKVVEQPRHFHFVSHGLRRANFPRFPFHLLYRETEGSIKILVLRHHRRKPGFGMERQ, encoded by the coding sequence ATGAAGCTGGTTTTTCATCGTCTCATCCTGAAAGACCTTCAAAGTGTGCTCGCCTATTACACGGCGCAGTCGGGGCCGGAATTGGCTGAATGTTTTTCTCGGGAGTTTCATGAGGTTGTCGCCAAGGTGGTTGAACAGCCACGTCATTTTCATTTCGTTTCGCACGGATTGCGGCGTGCCAACTTCCCGCGGTTCCCATTTCACTTACTTTATCGTGAAACCGAAGGAAGTATCAAAATTCTTGTTTTGAGGCATCACCGGAGAAAACCCGGTTTTGGCATGGAACGGCAATAA
- a CDS encoding addiction module protein → MELPENERAVLAAHLLNSLPACLSEEDEGVAEALRRERELNQNPAAALSLAELKSVLKPSR, encoded by the coding sequence ATGGAGCTTCCTGAGAATGAGCGGGCGGTCTTAGCGGCCCACCTATTGAACTCATTGCCCGCATGTCTTTCGGAGGAAGACGAAGGGGTGGCTGAAGCGCTTCGCCGTGAACGCGAGTTGAACCAGAATCCAGCCGCAGCCTTGTCACTTGCTGAACTCAAGAGTGTACTTAAGCCTTCGCGATGA
- a CDS encoding glycosyltransferase — MKRVLILTAGFGDGHNSAARCVAEALERVSDDVQVEVVDPLQESYGTLNNLARKTYEGMVRFAPSLWGGIFSLVNKSSAGERNLFGLGRLKVQLGSLLVETQPDCVVCTFPLYPHIISEIYKDHRERPFSLITIVTDSISVNAMWYRAPSDIWCVPNPDTARVMEDAGVPADKIKALGFPVPVQMASPTIVPVTAPGRGEARRILYLINTGKKKSGKNIRRLLKLEDVHLTVSTGRCADLKARLIEQTQKYADRVRVFGWTNQVPELMYTSHLIITKAGGATIQEAIAAKTPIIVNQVIPGQEAGNAELITRFRIGAVAEKGREVAELVEEAFAHRGRLWQEWKDNITRISRPDASLRIAEMILGECERVNTTHRPNRLFEAGAGRAMLAAAPAPAPNPHMLLCDFHIHSNYSDGRLTVPELIDFYGRRQFDCICITDHIADTRRWIGKIEKLSSLTLNPSQVQEYFEVLERERRRAWKKYKMLVMTGFEFNKDGYTRKTSAHLLGIDLKGPINPSLDMEETIHQIHAQGGLAVASHPHIMKTEWGKNTLYLWENQERYAPLIDAWEIANRNDIFNPVGLKRLPFIANSDLHKPKHIYSWKTLLMCEKDPEAIKACVRQNEHVAITLYRDLNQMAEFVGREEQGSTLKEAKVPQWMSLPPMPEVHPALLLDAESDKHKLSACV, encoded by the coding sequence ATGAAAAGAGTACTTATCTTAACCGCTGGTTTTGGCGACGGTCACAACTCTGCCGCGCGTTGCGTGGCCGAGGCATTGGAGCGGGTGTCGGATGATGTACAGGTCGAGGTGGTGGACCCGCTGCAAGAAAGTTACGGCACGTTAAACAACTTGGCGCGAAAAACCTATGAAGGCATGGTACGGTTCGCGCCCAGCCTGTGGGGGGGAATTTTTTCCCTGGTCAACAAATCGTCTGCTGGGGAGCGAAATTTATTCGGACTGGGCCGGTTGAAAGTTCAGCTTGGTTCGCTGCTGGTGGAAACCCAGCCGGATTGTGTGGTCTGCACCTTCCCGCTTTATCCGCATATCATTTCCGAAATTTACAAGGACCACCGGGAACGCCCGTTTTCCCTGATCACGATTGTCACTGATTCCATTAGCGTCAATGCCATGTGGTATCGTGCCCCAAGCGATATTTGGTGCGTCCCCAACCCCGATACCGCACGGGTGATGGAGGATGCCGGAGTGCCGGCTGATAAAATCAAGGCGCTTGGATTTCCCGTGCCGGTGCAAATGGCATCACCAACCATTGTGCCGGTGACTGCGCCGGGGCGTGGTGAAGCGCGGCGGATTTTATACCTCATCAACACTGGCAAGAAAAAATCCGGCAAAAACATCCGGCGCCTGTTAAAGCTGGAGGACGTGCATTTGACGGTGTCCACCGGGCGTTGTGCCGATCTCAAAGCCCGTTTGATTGAGCAAACCCAAAAATATGCGGATCGGGTGCGGGTCTTTGGTTGGACCAATCAGGTGCCGGAGCTGATGTACACCAGCCATCTAATCATCACCAAGGCGGGCGGGGCCACCATCCAGGAGGCCATTGCCGCCAAAACGCCCATTATCGTCAACCAGGTGATTCCGGGGCAGGAAGCGGGCAATGCTGAATTGATCACCCGCTTCCGCATTGGCGCGGTGGCGGAAAAAGGCCGGGAGGTGGCCGAGTTGGTGGAGGAGGCATTTGCGCATCGTGGACGCCTTTGGCAGGAGTGGAAGGACAACATCACCCGCATCAGCCGGCCAGATGCCTCTTTGCGAATTGCCGAGATGATTCTGGGCGAATGCGAACGGGTGAACACCACGCATCGGCCCAACCGCCTGTTTGAAGCCGGCGCGGGCCGCGCCATGCTGGCTGCTGCTCCCGCCCCCGCGCCCAATCCGCACATGTTGCTCTGTGATTTTCATATCCACAGCAACTATTCGGACGGGCGGCTTACCGTGCCCGAATTGATTGATTTTTACGGCCGCCGCCAGTTCGATTGCATCTGCATCACGGATCATATTGCCGACACGCGCCGGTGGATCGGGAAAATTGAAAAGTTAAGCAGCCTCACGTTGAATCCCAGTCAGGTTCAGGAATATTTTGAGGTCCTCGAACGGGAACGCCGCCGGGCTTGGAAAAAGTACAAGATGCTGGTCATGACCGGCTTTGAATTCAACAAGGATGGCTACACCCGCAAAACCTCCGCCCACCTGCTGGGGATTGACCTCAAAGGACCCATCAACCCCTCGCTCGACATGGAAGAAACCATCCACCAGATTCATGCGCAGGGCGGGCTGGCGGTGGCGTCGCATCCGCACATCATGAAAACCGAGTGGGGTAAAAACACCTTGTACTTATGGGAAAATCAAGAACGGTATGCCCCCTTGATTGACGCTTGGGAAATTGCCAATCGGAACGACATCTTTAATCCGGTGGGGTTGAAGCGGCTGCCTTTCATCGCCAACAGCGATCTGCACAAGCCCAAGCATATTTATTCGTGGAAAACCCTCTTGATGTGCGAGAAAGACCCCGAGGCCATCAAGGCATGCGTCCGTCAGAACGAGCACGTGGCCATCACGCTTTACCGGGATTTGAATCAAATGGCCGAATTTGTTGGGCGCGAGGAGCAGGGGAGTACTCTTAAAGAAGCCAAGGTGCCGCAATGGATGTCCCTGCCGCCGATGCCCGAGGTGCATCCCGCTTTGCTGCTCGATGCAGAATCGGACAAACACAAGCTCAGCGCCTGCGTTTAG